A genomic window from Nematostella vectensis chromosome 9, jaNemVect1.1, whole genome shotgun sequence includes:
- the LOC116604483 gene encoding uncharacterized protein LOC116604483 isoform X9, with protein MRKAKCTSLRTIFLSEKDLNFDCVPRGSRLKQAEREGRVQTLDLATNHSSEDVLSILKSKFPTLRNELELPKRLQFLQPGAQGNNGWNVAFYGVPTGQEIYHAFNRTKRMYFCLRTKDLSSSTTPTPATSDEGDDSDEYNQPLSTQIKKKESSKVLSINPPGKGKKPDKPSKVHLRVLEYKEVKEKSELNALSNPGKGKSTDPSKGEFLKEINLHSSFGVVVGTVREDEYEFGFLNQSITKGQMWYHTQALGDLCVVLENYLQACIQAKYSGRSLLICSGVEPDEPANYMLASFFRDVEDLEVKPLLCVCFEGTDDERAVSRNHGHGREPILLVLRAIGSNLGVVARAEDVNLSTFDGRVILKALSIKEKKEKKKRRNKDNKKTVDHKTGYDPDMDSKSDTGEEHEVHFKSELLQTFIGGNDTTIEENNKQLMKRKARGKASRKAKKFNKGKDI; from the exons ATGAGAAAAGCAAAGTGTACCTCACTGAGAACGATCTTTTTGTCCGAAAAAGACCTAAATTTTGATTGCGTGCCCAGAGGGAGCAGGCTGAAACAGGCGGAGCGAGAGGGGAGAGTCCAAACCTTAGACCTGGCCACCAATCACTCCAGCGAGGATGTCCTAAGCATCCTAAAATCAAAATTTCCGACGCTACGTAATGAACTGGAGTTGCCAAAGAG ACTTCAGTTCCTTCAGCCAGGGGCACAAGGCAACAACGGCTGGAATGTTGCCTTTTACGGGGTCCCTACTGGCCAGGAAATTTACCATGCGTTTAATCGAACGAAAAGGATGTATTTCTGTCTAAGGACAAAAG ATTTAAGCAGCAGCACCACCCCAACACCAG CCACAAGTGATGAAGGTGACGACAGCGATGAATATAATCAAC CACTAAGCActcaaataaagaaaaaagagtcCTCTAAAG TCCTTAGTATAAACCCTCCTGGAAAAGGCAAGAAACCTGACAAGCCCTCTAAAG TCCACCTCAGAG TTCTTGAATACAAGGAAGTCAAAGAGAAGAGCGAGTTGAATG CCCTTAGCAACCCTGGAAAGGGAAAATCAACGGATCCCTCTAAAG gagaaTTCTTAAAGGAAATAAATTTGCACTCAAGTTTTGGAGTTGTTG ttgGAACAGTAAGGGAGGATgagtatgagtttggttttcTGAACCAAAGCATCACAAAGGGCCAGATGTGGTATCACACACAGGCACTTGGGGACCTGTGTGTGGTACTCGAAAATTACCTTCAG GCATGTATACAAGCCAAGTACTCTGGCAGATCATTGCTTATCTGCTCAGGGGTTGAACCAGATGAGCCAGCCAACTACATGCTGGCAAGTTTCTTCAG GGATGTCGAAGACTTGGAGGTCAAACCTCTGCTATGTGTGTGTTTCGAAGGCACAGATGATGAGAGGGCAG tatCCAGAAATCATGGCCATGGGAGGGAACCAATACTGTTGGTGTTGCGTGCTATTGGTTCCAACCTAGGAGTTGTTGCCCGTGCAGAAG ATGTCAATCTCAGCACTTTTGATGGAAGGGTCATCCTCAAAGCCCTAAgcataaaggaaaaaaaggaaaaaaaaaagagaaggaaTAAAGACAACAAGAAAACTGTTGATCACAAG ACTGGCTATGATCCTGACATGGATTCTAAATCAGATACGGGCGAAGAGCATGAG GTTCACTTCAAAAGTGAATTGTTGCAGACTTTCATAGGGGGCAATGACACCACAATAG aagaaaacaacaagcaaCTCATGAAAAGAAAAGCTAGGGGCAAAGCAAGCAGAAAAGCAAAGAAGTTCAACAAGGGGAAAGATATTTAG
- the LOC116604483 gene encoding uncharacterized protein LOC116604483 isoform X2, translating into MRKAKCTSLRTIFLSEKDLNFDCVPRGSRLKQAEREGRVQTLDLATNHSSEDVLSILKSKFPTLRNELELPKRLQFLQPGAQGNNGWNVAFYGVPTGQEIYHAFNRTKRMYFCLRTKDLSSSTTPTPATSDEGDDSDEYNQPLSTQIKKKESSKVLSINPPGKGKKPDKPSKVHLRGSPSSSPSSGDDLVPVLEYKEVKEKSELNALSNPGKGKSTDPSKVHDRDPSPSSSDEYNQPLSTPIKKTASSKGEFLKEINLHSSFGVVVGTVREDEYEFGFLNQSITKGQMWYHTQALGDLCVVLENYLQACIQAKYSGRSLLICSGVEPDEPANYMLASFFRDVEDLEVKPLLCVCFEGTDDERAVSRNHGHGREPILLVLRAIGSNLGVVARAEDVNLSTFDGRVILKALSIKEKKEKKKRRNKDNKKTVDHKTGYDPDMDSKSDTGEEHEVHFKSELLQTFIGGNDTTIENNKQLMKRKARGKASRKAKKFNKGKDI; encoded by the exons ATGAGAAAAGCAAAGTGTACCTCACTGAGAACGATCTTTTTGTCCGAAAAAGACCTAAATTTTGATTGCGTGCCCAGAGGGAGCAGGCTGAAACAGGCGGAGCGAGAGGGGAGAGTCCAAACCTTAGACCTGGCCACCAATCACTCCAGCGAGGATGTCCTAAGCATCCTAAAATCAAAATTTCCGACGCTACGTAATGAACTGGAGTTGCCAAAGAG ACTTCAGTTCCTTCAGCCAGGGGCACAAGGCAACAACGGCTGGAATGTTGCCTTTTACGGGGTCCCTACTGGCCAGGAAATTTACCATGCGTTTAATCGAACGAAAAGGATGTATTTCTGTCTAAGGACAAAAG ATTTAAGCAGCAGCACCACCCCAACACCAG CCACAAGTGATGAAGGTGACGACAGCGATGAATATAATCAAC CACTAAGCActcaaataaagaaaaaagagtcCTCTAAAG TCCTTAGTATAAACCCTCCTGGAAAAGGCAAGAAACCTGACAAGCCCTCTAAAG TCCACCTCAGAGGTAGTCCATCTTCATCCCCTTCTAGTGGGGATGACCTTGTACCTG TTCTTGAATACAAGGAAGTCAAAGAGAAGAGCGAGTTGAATG CCCTTAGCAACCCTGGAAAGGGAAAATCAACGGATCCCTCTAAAG TCCATGACAGAGATCCATCACCCTCCTCCAGCGATGAATATAATCAAC CCCTCAGCACTCCCATAAAGAAAACAGCGTCCTCAAAAG gagaaTTCTTAAAGGAAATAAATTTGCACTCAAGTTTTGGAGTTGTTG ttgGAACAGTAAGGGAGGATgagtatgagtttggttttcTGAACCAAAGCATCACAAAGGGCCAGATGTGGTATCACACACAGGCACTTGGGGACCTGTGTGTGGTACTCGAAAATTACCTTCAG GCATGTATACAAGCCAAGTACTCTGGCAGATCATTGCTTATCTGCTCAGGGGTTGAACCAGATGAGCCAGCCAACTACATGCTGGCAAGTTTCTTCAG GGATGTCGAAGACTTGGAGGTCAAACCTCTGCTATGTGTGTGTTTCGAAGGCACAGATGATGAGAGGGCAG tatCCAGAAATCATGGCCATGGGAGGGAACCAATACTGTTGGTGTTGCGTGCTATTGGTTCCAACCTAGGAGTTGTTGCCCGTGCAGAAG ATGTCAATCTCAGCACTTTTGATGGAAGGGTCATCCTCAAAGCCCTAAgcataaaggaaaaaaaggaaaaaaaaaagagaaggaaTAAAGACAACAAGAAAACTGTTGATCACAAG ACTGGCTATGATCCTGACATGGATTCTAAATCAGATACGGGCGAAGAGCATGAG GTTCACTTCAAAAGTGAATTGTTGCAGACTTTCATAGGGGGCAATGACACCACAATAG aaaacaacaagcaaCTCATGAAAAGAAAAGCTAGGGGCAAAGCAAGCAGAAAAGCAAAGAAGTTCAACAAGGGGAAAGATATTTAG
- the LOC116604483 gene encoding uncharacterized protein LOC116604483 isoform X1 yields the protein MRKAKCTSLRTIFLSEKDLNFDCVPRGSRLKQAEREGRVQTLDLATNHSSEDVLSILKSKFPTLRNELELPKRLQFLQPGAQGNNGWNVAFYGVPTGQEIYHAFNRTKRMYFCLRTKDLSSSTTPTPATSDEGDDSDEYNQPLSTQIKKKESSKVLSINPPGKGKKPDKPSKVHLRGSPSSSPSSGDDLVPVLEYKEVKEKSELNALSNPGKGKSTDPSKVHDRDPSPSSSDEYNQPLSTPIKKTASSKGEFLKEINLHSSFGVVVGTVREDEYEFGFLNQSITKGQMWYHTQALGDLCVVLENYLQACIQAKYSGRSLLICSGVEPDEPANYMLASFFRDVEDLEVKPLLCVCFEGTDDERAVSRNHGHGREPILLVLRAIGSNLGVVARAEDVNLSTFDGRVILKALSIKEKKEKKKRRNKDNKKTVDHKTGYDPDMDSKSDTGEEHEVHFKSELLQTFIGGNDTTIEENNKQLMKRKARGKASRKAKKFNKGKDI from the exons ATGAGAAAAGCAAAGTGTACCTCACTGAGAACGATCTTTTTGTCCGAAAAAGACCTAAATTTTGATTGCGTGCCCAGAGGGAGCAGGCTGAAACAGGCGGAGCGAGAGGGGAGAGTCCAAACCTTAGACCTGGCCACCAATCACTCCAGCGAGGATGTCCTAAGCATCCTAAAATCAAAATTTCCGACGCTACGTAATGAACTGGAGTTGCCAAAGAG ACTTCAGTTCCTTCAGCCAGGGGCACAAGGCAACAACGGCTGGAATGTTGCCTTTTACGGGGTCCCTACTGGCCAGGAAATTTACCATGCGTTTAATCGAACGAAAAGGATGTATTTCTGTCTAAGGACAAAAG ATTTAAGCAGCAGCACCACCCCAACACCAG CCACAAGTGATGAAGGTGACGACAGCGATGAATATAATCAAC CACTAAGCActcaaataaagaaaaaagagtcCTCTAAAG TCCTTAGTATAAACCCTCCTGGAAAAGGCAAGAAACCTGACAAGCCCTCTAAAG TCCACCTCAGAGGTAGTCCATCTTCATCCCCTTCTAGTGGGGATGACCTTGTACCTG TTCTTGAATACAAGGAAGTCAAAGAGAAGAGCGAGTTGAATG CCCTTAGCAACCCTGGAAAGGGAAAATCAACGGATCCCTCTAAAG TCCATGACAGAGATCCATCACCCTCCTCCAGCGATGAATATAATCAAC CCCTCAGCACTCCCATAAAGAAAACAGCGTCCTCAAAAG gagaaTTCTTAAAGGAAATAAATTTGCACTCAAGTTTTGGAGTTGTTG ttgGAACAGTAAGGGAGGATgagtatgagtttggttttcTGAACCAAAGCATCACAAAGGGCCAGATGTGGTATCACACACAGGCACTTGGGGACCTGTGTGTGGTACTCGAAAATTACCTTCAG GCATGTATACAAGCCAAGTACTCTGGCAGATCATTGCTTATCTGCTCAGGGGTTGAACCAGATGAGCCAGCCAACTACATGCTGGCAAGTTTCTTCAG GGATGTCGAAGACTTGGAGGTCAAACCTCTGCTATGTGTGTGTTTCGAAGGCACAGATGATGAGAGGGCAG tatCCAGAAATCATGGCCATGGGAGGGAACCAATACTGTTGGTGTTGCGTGCTATTGGTTCCAACCTAGGAGTTGTTGCCCGTGCAGAAG ATGTCAATCTCAGCACTTTTGATGGAAGGGTCATCCTCAAAGCCCTAAgcataaaggaaaaaaaggaaaaaaaaaagagaaggaaTAAAGACAACAAGAAAACTGTTGATCACAAG ACTGGCTATGATCCTGACATGGATTCTAAATCAGATACGGGCGAAGAGCATGAG GTTCACTTCAAAAGTGAATTGTTGCAGACTTTCATAGGGGGCAATGACACCACAATAG aagaaaacaacaagcaaCTCATGAAAAGAAAAGCTAGGGGCAAAGCAAGCAGAAAAGCAAAGAAGTTCAACAAGGGGAAAGATATTTAG